The following nucleotide sequence is from Prosthecobacter sp..
AATACCGCCGCCAGCCGCTACCGCTACGCGCTGGAGAAACTGCGGAGCGAATTGAAACCGCTGTACGATGAACTGAAACCGTCATGAACACGAATCCCGATGCTTTGGAAAACGATCTGCGCGCCTTGCAACGCCGCGAGTTGCCGCCGGAGTGGCACCGCGAGATCCTGCGCATCACCAAACTCCCGCCGCGCACACCGCGCTGGCTTGTCGCGGGCTGGAGCATGGCCTGGGCGGCGATTTTGCTGATGTACTTCACCACGCCGGCGGAACCGGACATGCAGCCAAGTTCGGCCCATGCCACGCCTGCCATGTTGTGGCAGGAGCGTGCCGCCCTCATCGAAGACCTGCTGGCCGTCAACTGACCATTCACCTCCAACCTCGCCCTCTTATGCTTCGTCGCATCACCTCCAAACGTGTCACACGTGTCCTGCTGTGGATTTTCATCACCCTCGTCACCCTCATCGTGCTGTTGTTCGTCTGGACGAACTGGAGCGGCAAACGCCGCTGGGCCGCAGTGCAGGCGATGATCGAGCGCGAGGGTGAAACGCTCGACTTCCGCAAGCTGCTGCCCGCCACACCGCCAGAGGCGGAAAATCTGCTCGCGATCGAGCCACTGCGCGGAATTGCGATGGTCATTGATGGCGACGAGAGCAGAGGCGATCCTGGCGCGAAGCGGAAAGCGCTGGAGGCGATGAAATGGGATGCGAAGGGCAAGTTGCCAGCGGCCAGCGGAGTCACCCTGGGTCAGGCCGCAGGCATGGCGAGCTGGGTGAAATTTCTGCGCGAAGCGAAGTTTCTCAACCTGCCTGTGGACTCCTCCACTCCTGGTCGTGATGTTTTGAATGCGCTGGATGTGAAGTTTCCGCTGCTCAAACAGCTCACGGATGAATTGCCGAAGCGTTCACAGGCGATGTTCACCCCCGGACTGCGGGAGAGAGAGCTGCCGGAGCTGCTGTTCAGCTTGCGAGTGCCGCATTATGCCCCGGCGCAAACATTGGCGCGGATGCTAGGCCTGCGCGCACGAGCAGCACTGGAAGCCAAAGAAAGCCATGAGGCCACGCGGAGCATTCTCGTGGCCCGAAGCCTTGGCGCGGCCTGTGAGTCCGAGCCGCTGCTGATCGGATTCCTCGTGGGTCTTACGGCGGACGCCAACGCCACCGAGGCGGTATGGCAAGGCCTGCGTGAACGTGCCTTTGCCGCCGACAATTTGCGCCTGTTGCAAGATGCCTTCGCCACACATGACATCGACAAGGCGCTGCTGCTGGCCATGCGCGGTGAGATGGCCGCAGGGCTGAGTTCGCTGGCCTATCTCCAGGACGCTGCCGCTGGAAGGAAAAAAGCCAGTGAGGATATGGCGGACGCCCTTTCAGGTGATGGCACTGGCTTGACGTTGAATGCGTATCGAGCCGTGCCCGGCGGCTTGTTTGACCACTGGAAGAGCGTGGTCGCGGAAATGGAATTGCGACATTTGATCCAACCGCTCAAGAAGGGGGAAATCGCGGGGGCTGTGAGTGCTGGAGAGGCGCTGGATCGTGAAATCATGGAGAAACGGAATTTTCTACTGCATGCGGATCACATCATGGCCCGGCTCATGGTCCCCGCCGTGAAACAGGTCAGCGCGCACGCTTTGCTGGCACAGGTTCGTGCACGTCAGGCCATGACGGCGATCGCCTTGGAGCGATTTTATCTCAAGCATTCGAGGTATCCCGCGCTGCTAGATGAACTCGTGCCGGAGTTTCTCCCCGCAGTGCCGCTGGATCCGTGTGATGGCAAAGCACTGCGTTACCGTGTGAACAACAACGGGCGCTACACGCTCTGGTCCGTGGCTTTTGATGGCAAAGATGACGCTGGCAAAGTGAACCCGACGGCAGACCTCAGTGCCATGAAAAAGGCTGGTTATCTCGGCGATTGGGCCTGGCAGTATGAGCCGGTGAAATGATCAGTACAAATCCAGCGCCAGATCAAGCGCACGGGCGGAGTGCGTGAGTGCGCCTACGGAGATGGCGTTCACGCCGGTGGCGGCCACGTCTTTGATCGTGTCGAGGGTGATGCCACCGCTGGCTTCGAGCCAGAGCCTGCCGTTCACGAGCTTCACGGCCTCACGCTGCTGATCGGTGGTCATGTTGTCGAGCAGGAGCATGTCCACTCCATCGAGGGTGAGGAAATCGGCGACTTGTTGCAAAGTAGCGGCTTCGAGCTGGACGCGGACGCCAGCGCGTTCGGTGTGCAGCTTATGAATGGCGGTTTGGAGGGATTTTAAATCGCTGTTGGCGGCGAGGTGGTTGTCTTTGACCATGGCGTGGTCGTAGAGACCCATGCGGTGGTTGGTGCCGCCACCGTGTTTGACGGCGGCTTTTTCGAGCAAACGCCAACCAGGGGTGGTTTTACGGGTGTCCCAGACTTGGACGGGATGCGGTTGGACGGCATCGACGTATCGTTTTGTCTGCGTGGCGACGCCACAGAGGCGCTGGAGGAAGTTCAGAGCCGTGCGCTCGGCGGTGAGCAGGGAGCGTGTGCTGCCAGCGGCTTTAAGGAGGACGCTGCCGCGTTCAAAAGGACTGCCGTCAGAGATGCAGATCTCGACTTCGAGCGCCGGGTCGATTTCCTTGAAGACCGCGACGGCGATTTCGGCCCCGGAGACGATGCCAGGCTCGCGGGCGACGATTTCGGCCTTGGAACGTGAGTTTTTGGGGATGAAGTAGAGGGAGGTGACATCACCAGAGCCGACATCTTCAGCGATGGCGGCGCGGATCAGGGCAGAAACGGAGGATTCCATGGGTGAGGGGAGTTTAGGGCGCAATCCGGCGGTTTCCAGCCTGGGGGAAAAACAGGTTGCCAAATGAGGTGAACTGTCCATCTTCCCCGCCCCTCGCCCCCGGCCTGACTGATTCACGGCCTGCGATGCGAGGTTGAGGAGCGTGTTATGAGCAAAATCATCGAAAAGATCAATCAAGAGCAATTGAAAAAGGAAGTCTCCGCTTTCACCGTGGGTGACAGCGTCAAAGTCCACACCCGCGTGGTGGAAGGCGACAAGGAACGTATCCAGATTTTCGCGGGCATCGTCATCGCCCGCAAGGGCTGCGGCATCAACGAGGCCTTTACTGTCCGCAAGATTTCCTATGGCGAGGGCGTGGAACGTGTGTTCCCTCTGCACAGCCCGAAAGTCGCGAAAGTGGAGGTCACCAAGACTGGTCGCGTGCGTCGTGCCCGTCTGCATTACCTGCGTAAACGCCAGGGCAAGGAGGCGATGTCTGTGAAGGATCAGAGCCAGCAGCAGAACGCCGAGGCGGCTTGATGCGTCCATTGGAGCGTGTGTGTTTCAAAAGAAAAAGGCAGCGCCGTGAGGCGCTGCCTTTTTTGTGAATGATCGAAATGCTGTCGGGTAGGTTCGCGGGAGTAACTCACCTGCAGGCCGGCTATTTCTTCTTCTTGCCGCCTGACATTGCGGCAACGAGGACAATAACTACCACGCCAACACCGATGAGCAGAAGGGTGTTGGTGCTGAGGCCGCCTTCCGCCTCCGCTGGGACAACCGGGGCAGCCATTGGAGGGGCGGTGGGAACGGGCTGCGCGTAGGCTGCCTGCGGTGGCTGGGTGGGATAACCAGCAGGAGGAGCGGCGGCACCTGGGGCGGGGACTCCTGGAGTGACACCAGGCTGCTGGACGGGATAGCCTGTGGTCGGCGCTGTCCCCGGTACGGGGACGGTTCCTGGCGCAGGCATTACTGCTGGTGCTGCTGTGCCTGGAGCAACCGTGCCCGGGGCAAGAGCGGTGGGGGTGCCACCAGCGGCTGCGGCGAGGGCGGCGGCCACTTTATCATCCATTCCTGGCGTACCTGTGCCGCCAATGGCACTGGATCCGCTTGCGGCCCCGGTGGCGGATTGCACCTGCCGTTGCGCCGGTAGCATGGCGAGCTGCTGCTGGGCATAGGCATAGCGCTGGCGGTACGCTTGGAAAACGTTCTGATAGAATTGTTTGCTGGTGGCGTCGGCGCTTGCTGCGGCGGTTTCGCCTTCAAGAATGGCCTCTCCCATCTTTTTCAACTCCCCGGCATCCTGGCCTGCCTTGAGATCCGCCTGCATGAGGCGTGCGATGGCCTCGTTGACTTTGGTTATGGTGGCGATGTCAATCTCCTTCAAGCGGGTTTTTTCGGTAATGATGTTCTTGGAAAGCACTTTCAGGCTCGGCAGATCATACTTATTGGGGGTGAACCATTTGCTGGACTTGCGCTCCATATCATAGGCGGTCTTCCACTGCTCCTTTTCTCGACTAATGGCGTCCTTAAAACGTGTGAGATCCGGTTCGATGAGCTTTTTGATGCTCTCATCACGCATCTTCTGCAAGGTGGGCTGGTCCTTGATCATCTGCTCGATCTGAGCTTCTTGTTTCGTCAAAATGGCAAGAATCTCTTCGACCGCCTTGGGGTAATACACGGAGGCGATATAGCCGCTGGTCGGGTTGGCGAGTTTTTCGAACTCCTTGAGCGCTCCGTTGAAGTCCTTCGCCTCAGCTTTTTCCATGATCGCAGCACGTAAGGCATACGCCTTGATGTTGTAGCTGTCCGCCTTGGCTTCGTCGGGACTGAGCCAGCGCCCTTCAAGCTTGATTCCGCCGCCGACGACTTTCTCCTTCTCCTCCTGCACGTCGGTGACCAATTTCTCGACTTCAGCGGCCTCTTTGGTGCCGGGATAGCGGTT
It contains:
- the nadC gene encoding carboxylating nicotinate-nucleotide diphosphorylase, which produces MESSVSALIRAAIAEDVGSGDVTSLYFIPKNSRSKAEIVAREPGIVSGAEIAVAVFKEIDPALEVEICISDGSPFERGSVLLKAAGSTRSLLTAERTALNFLQRLCGVATQTKRYVDAVQPHPVQVWDTRKTTPGWRLLEKAAVKHGGGTNHRMGLYDHAMVKDNHLAANSDLKSLQTAIHKLHTERAGVRVQLEAATLQQVADFLTLDGVDMLLLDNMTTDQQREAVKLVNGRLWLEASGGITLDTIKDVAATGVNAISVGALTHSARALDLALDLY
- the rplS gene encoding 50S ribosomal protein L19 → MSKIIEKINQEQLKKEVSAFTVGDSVKVHTRVVEGDKERIQIFAGIVIARKGCGINEAFTVRKISYGEGVERVFPLHSPKVAKVEVTKTGRVRRARLHYLRKRQGKEAMSVKDQSQQQNAEAA
- a CDS encoding PTPDL family protein — its product is MKLSCFRSVLLALVCSAGFLHADIVTLKDGKRLEGNILSETPTAIRMRYKLTPKIWDEKDIPRSEITEILKQKPEEVELIELKKLLPTPDLMTAEKYEQLIQDRLRPFVNRYPGTKEAAEVEKLVTDVQEEKEKVVGGGIKLEGRWLSPDEAKADSYNIKAYALRAAIMEKAEAKDFNGALKEFEKLANPTSGYIASVYYPKAVEEILAILTKQEAQIEQMIKDQPTLQKMRDESIKKLIEPDLTRFKDAISREKEQWKTAYDMERKSSKWFTPNKYDLPSLKVLSKNIITEKTRLKEIDIATITKVNEAIARLMQADLKAGQDAGELKKMGEAILEGETAAASADATSKQFYQNVFQAYRQRYAYAQQQLAMLPAQRQVQSATGAASGSSAIGGTGTPGMDDKVAAALAAAAGGTPTALAPGTVAPGTAAPAVMPAPGTVPVPGTAPTTGYPVQQPGVTPGVPAPGAAAPPAGYPTQPPQAAYAQPVPTAPPMAAPVVPAEAEGGLSTNTLLLIGVGVVVIVLVAAMSGGKKKK